The sequence below is a genomic window from Croceicoccus marinus.
GCGCTGGAACAACGGCGTCTATGATCCGCAGGGGTCGGACACCGACCTGATGCAGGACGACCAGCCCGCGATTTCGGGCAAGGTCGCGCGGCTCAGCCCCGACATGAAGAGCTTTGCCGAACCCGTGCGCGACGCGCTGATCGTGGACGAGGCGGGCAATCCGGTGCTGGGCGGCGACCACGACCGCCGCTTCTTCGAGGCGGCCTGGGTCTTCAAGCGGGACGGGAAGTACTACTTCACCTACTCGACCGGCGACACGCATTACCTGAATTATGCGATCGGCGATTCGCCCTATGGCCCGTTCACCTACAAGGGTCACATCCTCGAGCCGGTGCAGGGCTGGACTTCCCACCATTCGATCGTCGAGTGGAACGGCAAGTGGTATCTTTTGTATCATGACACGCAGCTGAGCGGGAAGAACCACCTGCGCAACGTCAAGATGACCGAACTCACGTTCAATCCGGACGGCACCATTCCGACCATCAGCCCGTTCACCAACTGATGTTCCTGGGAATCGATATCGGAACGTCGGGCGTCAAGGCGGTCGCGCTGGATGAAACCGGCGCGGTCGCCGGGCAGGGCACCGCTGCGCTTTCGGTGCAGCGGCCGCAGCCCCTGTGGTCGGAGCAGGACCCCGAGGCGTGGTGGCGCGCGACCACCGCCGCGGTGCAGGCGATCGATCCTGCCGTGCGGCGCGCGGTGCGCGGCATCGGCATCGCCGGCCAGATGCACGGCGCGACGCTGCTGGGGGCGGACGACCGCCCGCTGCGGCCCGCGATCCTGTGGAACGACGGCCGCTCCGACGCGGAGTGCGAGGAGCTTGAGGCGCAGGTGCCCGAGCTTCGCCGCATCACCGGCAATATCGCCATGCCCGGCTTTACCGCGCCCAAGCTGGTCTGGGTCCGCAAGCACGAGCCCGCGATCTTCGAGCAGGTCGAGACCGTGCTGCTGCCCAAGGACTATGTCCGCCTGCGCATGACGGGGGACAAGGCGTCCGACCTGTCGGATGCGGCCGGCACGCTGTGGGTCGATGTCGCGCAGCGCCGCTGGAGCGACGAGGTGCTGTCGGCCACCGGCCTTGGCGAAAGCGCGATGCCGCGCCTGTACGAGGGCAATGAAATCACCGGATCGCTGCGCGGCGAGATCGCGGAGCTTTGGGGCATGCCGGTCGTGCCGGTCGTCGCGGGCGGCGGCGACAATGCCGCGGGCGCGGTGGGCGTGGGTGTCGTGTCCGACGGCGATGCGCTGCTGTCGCTGGGAACGTCGGGCGTGATATTCGTCGCGACCGATGAATTCCGGCCCAATCCGGCGCGTGCGGTCCATGCGTTCTGCCACTGCCTGCCCGGCATGTGGCACCAGATGAGCGTGCATCTGTCGGCAGCATCCTGCATCGACTGGGTCGCGCGGCTGACGGGCGCGGCAGGCGCCGCCGACCTGTTCGCGCGGGCCGAGGAAACCGGGCCCGGCACGGGATCGGAGATCTTCCTGCCCTATCTGTCGGGGGAGCGGACGCCGCATAACGACGCGCGCGTGCGCGGCGCGTTCCTCGGCCTCGACAACGATACCGATCCGGGCCGTCTGGCGCAGGCCGTGCTGGAAGGCGTCGCCTTTGCGCTGGCCGACGGGCTGGACGCGCTGCGCGATGCGGGCACCAGGGTCGAGAGCCTGTCGGTGATCGGCGGTGGCGCGCGGTCCGGTTACTGGGGCCGCATCATCGCCGCCGCGTTCGAGGTTCCGCTCGTCTACCTCAAGGGCGGGGAGGTCGGGCCCGCGCTCGGCGCCGCGCGCCTTGCCCAGCTTGCGGTCGACGGCGGCACGCCCGCCGATGTCTGCACACCGCCGCCCGTATCGCACCGGATCGATCCCGAACCGGCGCTTGTCGATCAACTCGCGCCGCGCAAGCATGCCTTCCGCGACGCCTATCCCCGCATAACCCCCAAGAGAGGTCTCTGATGTCCACCGCTTCCGATTATTTCGCCGAATTTCCGGTCATCGCCTATGAAGGGCGCGACGCGGAAAACGAGCTTGCGTATCGCTATTACGACAAGAACCGCACCGTCATGGGCAAGACGATGGAAGAGCATCTGCGCTTCGCCGTCTGCATGTGGCACACGTTCTGCTGGCCCGGTTCCGACGTGTTCGGCGCGGGCACGTTCGACCGCCCGTGGCTGTCGCACCCCGACAGCACCGAAGCCGCCGCGATGAAGCGCGCCACCGCGCTCGACTTCGTGCGCAAGCTGGACCTGCCGTTCTATTGCTTCCACGATGTCGACGTGATGGAAGCGGCCAGCAATGTCGCCGAATACCAGCGCAATTTCGCCACCGCGGTCGACCATCTGGAACAGCTGCAGGGCGAAACCGGCCGCAAGCTGCTGTGGGGCACCGCCAATCTGTTCTCCGACCCGCGCTATGCGGCGGGCGCGGCGACCAGCCCGGATCCCGAGATCTATGCATGGGCCGCGCTGCAGGTCCGCTCTGCCATGGAAGCGACGCACCGCCTGGGCGGCAGCAACTATGTGCTGTGGGGCGGCCGCGAGGGTTACGAGACGCTGCTCAACACCGACCTGAAGCGCGAGATGGACAATTTCGGCCGCTTCCTCAGCCTGGCGGTCGAGCACAAGCACAAGATCGGCTTCACCGGCACGATCCTGATCGAGCCCAAGCCGCACGAGCCGACCAAGCACCAGTATGATTTCGACACGGCGACCGTGTACGGCTTCCTCAAGCGCTATGGGCTCGAGAACGAGGTCTGCGTCAATATCGAGGCGAACCATGCCACGCTGTCGGGCCATACGTTCGAGCACGAGATCGCCATGGCCAATGCGCTGGGCATCTTCGGTTCGATCGACGCCAATCGCGGCGACCACCAGAATGGCTGGGACACCGACCAGTTTCCGAACTCGGTCGAGGAGATGACGCTGGCGATGATCGAGATCATCCGTGCCGGCGGCTTCACCAACGGCGGCTTCAACTTCGACGCCAAGGTGCGCCGCCAGTCGAGCGACGCGGTGGACCTGCTGCATGGCCACATCGGCGGCGTCGACGTGCTGGCGCACGCGCTGCTGAATGCCGAACGCATCATCGAGGACGGCCGTCTCGATGCGTTCCGCAAGGATCGCTATGCCGGCTGGGACGCCGGGCTGGGCAGCAAGATCCATGCGGACGGCACCAGCCTGGCCGACATCGCCGACATGGCGGTGCAGCAGAACCTGTCGCCCAGGCACCGCTCGGGCCGCCAGGAGCGTCTGGAGAACCTGATCAACCGCTTCGTCTGAGGCTTTTTCCGGCCGCCGGTTTGGGCGGCGTTCGGAACGGCGGCCCCGTCATCCGCAAGGGTGGCGGGGCCGCTGCGTTTGGGGGGCTCGGACCGGGAAGGCCCGCAGCCGGGCGCGGGACAGGGTCCAACCATAAAAAAAGGGGGGCAGGTCGCGCCTGCCCCCCTTTCGATGTGTCCCTGTGAAGGGGTCTTACATCTCGTCCACGGCCTTGCTGACCAGCACGTTCACCGCAACGCGGCGGTTCTGCGCCTTGCCTTCGGGCGTGGAGTTGTCGGCCATCGGATCCGCCTCGGCCATGCCGGTCGGGGTCAGCATGCGATAGGGCTTCCAGCCGCAAGCCTGCTGCAGGTGGTTCACCACCCGTGCCGCGCGCTTCTCGCTCAGCACCTGGTTGATTTCCTGGCTGCCGGTGGAGTCGGTATAGCCCACGACCAGCAGCAGCGCGTTTTCCATGGCATCGGCCTGGCTGGCGGTGCTGCACAGCAGGGCCTTGTCCTGTTCGGACAGATTGTACTTGCCGGTGTCGAAATTGACGTTGGTGACGTTCTTCACATTATACTTGTCGATGTCGCCGAAACGACCACGCAGGGCTTCGGTCGCGGCCG
It includes:
- the xylB gene encoding xylulokinase; this translates as MFLGIDIGTSGVKAVALDETGAVAGQGTAALSVQRPQPLWSEQDPEAWWRATTAAVQAIDPAVRRAVRGIGIAGQMHGATLLGADDRPLRPAILWNDGRSDAECEELEAQVPELRRITGNIAMPGFTAPKLVWVRKHEPAIFEQVETVLLPKDYVRLRMTGDKASDLSDAAGTLWVDVAQRRWSDEVLSATGLGESAMPRLYEGNEITGSLRGEIAELWGMPVVPVVAGGGDNAAGAVGVGVVSDGDALLSLGTSGVIFVATDEFRPNPARAVHAFCHCLPGMWHQMSVHLSAASCIDWVARLTGAAGAADLFARAEETGPGTGSEIFLPYLSGERTPHNDARVRGAFLGLDNDTDPGRLAQAVLEGVAFALADGLDALRDAGTRVESLSVIGGGARSGYWGRIIAAAFEVPLVYLKGGEVGPALGAARLAQLAVDGGTPADVCTPPPVSHRIDPEPALVDQLAPRKHAFRDAYPRITPKRGL
- the xylA gene encoding xylose isomerase gives rise to the protein MSTASDYFAEFPVIAYEGRDAENELAYRYYDKNRTVMGKTMEEHLRFAVCMWHTFCWPGSDVFGAGTFDRPWLSHPDSTEAAAMKRATALDFVRKLDLPFYCFHDVDVMEAASNVAEYQRNFATAVDHLEQLQGETGRKLLWGTANLFSDPRYAAGAATSPDPEIYAWAALQVRSAMEATHRLGGSNYVLWGGREGYETLLNTDLKREMDNFGRFLSLAVEHKHKIGFTGTILIEPKPHEPTKHQYDFDTATVYGFLKRYGLENEVCVNIEANHATLSGHTFEHEIAMANALGIFGSIDANRGDHQNGWDTDQFPNSVEEMTLAMIEIIRAGGFTNGGFNFDAKVRRQSSDAVDLLHGHIGGVDVLAHALLNAERIIEDGRLDAFRKDRYAGWDAGLGSKIHADGTSLADIADMAVQQNLSPRHRSGRQERLENLINRFV